In Gimesia benthica, a single window of DNA contains:
- a CDS encoding carboxypeptidase-like regulatory domain-containing protein yields the protein MSACLDTMRQLTRGTAILFAVMLTALSGCGGSDTGPGTDMIPVTGSVTMDGEPLVGAMVEFHPTSGTKGNGAFGLTDEAGKFTLTDYHSNPGCPPGEYGVTFSKITLPDGSPIPPDSQQGGVGMKEQIPPAYNLFKPHAIIQAASVKAPESTFEFQLDSKFKPPQSFYHE from the coding sequence ATGAGCGCGTGCTTAGATACGATGCGTCAATTGACTCGAGGAACCGCGATCCTTTTTGCGGTAATGCTGACTGCTCTTTCCGGTTGTGGCGGTTCGGATACCGGTCCCGGCACTGATATGATTCCTGTTACGGGATCCGTGACGATGGATGGAGAACCGCTTGTCGGTGCCATGGTTGAATTTCATCCCACGAGCGGAACGAAAGGGAATGGCGCTTTTGGCCTGACCGATGAGGCGGGCAAGTTTACTTTGACTGACTACCATTCGAATCCGGGATGCCCTCCCGGGGAGTACGGTGTGACCTTCTCGAAGATCACCCTCCCGGACGGGTCTCCGATTCCTCCCGATTCCCAACAAGGTGGAGTCGGGATGAAAGAACAGATTCCGCCTGCCTATAACCTGTTCAAGCCACATGCGATTATCCAGGCAGCCTCAGTCAAAGCGCCGGAATCGACATTCGAATTTCAACTCGACTCAAAATTCAAACCCCCGCAGTCGTTTTATCATGAATAG
- a CDS encoding CocE/NonD family hydrolase → MYSKRIRLYIAYCLTLLSAIIPAEILSAFDTEPIKVEVKENVAVPMRDGVILRANVFRPDRGGPYPVLVMRTPYGKSKRMDRYVKAGYIVVSQDARGRYDSDGEWESFVRFNTHDAEDGYDTVEWAAKLEGSNGKVGTFGGSYNAFLQWRLAPLRPPSLVAMCAYSIPARYTDLEGPGTIRPGRRLHWWSVSMSPDMRRRAEREGTHARAAAQTEWTSGKSEHWLNFLPYLDLPQEVFEDEIKPVRYWLKNPYTDPWKLHKSVDEITVPNLNIIGWSDHCNGDLMLDRAIRSEGGSKVARKGSRTIVGPWPHGGFKRRRYGNIDFGPQAVFDLAAYQIRWFDYWLKGKQNGIDETASYRIFVMGDNAWRDEPDWPLERAQDKVLYPGSADGANTPAGDGKLTVDLPSQQGTDNYRYDPENPVPSLHGERLIQIPTDQRPLAQRQDILVYQTEPLTERIEVTGNPIVELHAASSAPDTDFIVRLIDVHPDGLARDVSMGMVRARYRQGLDQPSLIKPEAVVKYTIRMNPTSNAFLPGHRIRLDITSSDFPNYDRNHNTAANQNADAELKIANQTIYFGSKYPTRIVLPWIQSE, encoded by the coding sequence ATGTACTCCAAGCGAATTCGATTATACATCGCATATTGTTTAACTTTGCTTTCAGCAATCATCCCGGCCGAAATCCTCTCAGCGTTCGATACTGAACCGATCAAGGTTGAAGTCAAAGAGAACGTTGCCGTGCCGATGCGCGACGGGGTCATACTGAGGGCAAACGTTTTTCGGCCCGATCGCGGCGGACCCTACCCCGTTTTGGTAATGCGTACCCCGTATGGAAAGTCGAAGCGAATGGATCGCTATGTCAAAGCGGGTTATATCGTCGTGTCTCAGGATGCTCGTGGACGATACGATTCGGATGGGGAGTGGGAGTCGTTTGTGCGTTTCAATACGCATGATGCGGAAGACGGGTACGATACGGTCGAATGGGCGGCAAAGCTGGAAGGTTCCAACGGAAAAGTCGGCACGTTTGGAGGGTCCTACAATGCCTTCCTTCAATGGCGATTAGCCCCATTGAGGCCACCCTCATTGGTCGCCATGTGCGCTTATAGTATCCCGGCGCGCTATACCGATCTGGAAGGTCCGGGTACGATCCGACCCGGGCGTCGGCTCCATTGGTGGTCCGTCTCCATGTCGCCGGACATGCGCCGTCGTGCGGAACGGGAAGGCACTCACGCACGCGCTGCAGCACAAACAGAATGGACTTCTGGTAAGTCCGAGCACTGGCTGAATTTTCTCCCCTACCTGGATTTACCGCAAGAAGTATTCGAGGATGAAATCAAGCCTGTCCGTTACTGGCTGAAGAATCCTTATACAGATCCCTGGAAGCTGCACAAATCCGTGGATGAAATCACGGTCCCGAATTTAAATATCATCGGCTGGTCTGACCATTGCAACGGAGACCTGATGCTGGATCGTGCCATCAGGTCGGAGGGGGGGAGTAAGGTGGCACGCAAGGGTTCGCGCACGATCGTCGGCCCGTGGCCTCACGGAGGTTTTAAACGCCGCCGCTACGGGAACATCGATTTTGGTCCACAGGCCGTCTTTGATCTTGCGGCTTACCAGATACGCTGGTTTGATTATTGGCTGAAGGGCAAGCAGAATGGCATCGATGAGACTGCATCCTATCGCATCTTTGTCATGGGAGACAACGCATGGCGTGACGAGCCCGATTGGCCACTGGAGCGGGCTCAAGACAAGGTCCTCTATCCAGGCAGCGCTGACGGAGCGAACACTCCCGCCGGCGATGGGAAGTTGACGGTCGATTTACCGTCGCAACAGGGCACAGACAACTATCGCTACGATCCCGAGAACCCGGTGCCTTCCCTGCATGGAGAACGATTAATTCAAATTCCGACGGACCAGCGGCCTTTAGCCCAACGTCAGGATATTCTGGTTTATCAGACGGAGCCCCTGACTGAGCGCATAGAAGTGACAGGAAATCCCATTGTGGAGTTGCACGCCGCATCGTCTGCACCCGATACCGATTTCATTGTTCGATTGATCGATGTGCACCCGGACGGACTGGCACGCGATGTGTCGATGGGGATGGTACGGGCCAGGTATCGCCAGGGACTCGATCAGCCGAGTCTGATTAAACCGGAAGCTGTTGTAAAATACACGATCCGCATGAACCCCACATCGAATGCATTTCTGCCCGGTCACAGGATTCGCCTGGATATCACCAGTTCGGACTTCCCGAATTACGATCGCAATCACAACACGGCGGCGAATCAAAACGCCGACGCAGAACTGAAGATCGCCAACCAGACCATTTATTTTGGCAGCAAATACCCCACCAGAATCGTGCTGCCATGGATACAGAGTGAATGA